In Acidimicrobiales bacterium, one genomic interval encodes:
- a CDS encoding GNAT family N-acetyltransferase, whose amino-acid sequence MEESARQAVPSDLAVLSSLAVAARHELQDKKGGDVADRLDPHRDDPSARMAAALEDPGTVVLVGALDEAVVGYGLMVVGTAPDGTGHAVVEEVYVDPPARSVGVGEALLDGLLSAARERGARAIQSVALPGDRATKNFFETHGMVARSIMVHRWLDDR is encoded by the coding sequence ATGGAGGAGTCCGCCCGCCAGGCCGTCCCCTCCGACCTGGCGGTACTTTCCTCACTGGCTGTGGCGGCCCGGCACGAGCTGCAGGACAAGAAGGGTGGGGACGTCGCAGATCGGCTGGATCCGCACCGGGACGATCCCAGTGCCCGAATGGCCGCGGCCCTCGAGGATCCAGGGACAGTGGTGCTGGTAGGGGCGTTGGATGAGGCGGTGGTCGGGTACGGCCTCATGGTGGTGGGAACGGCACCTGACGGGACCGGTCATGCCGTAGTGGAAGAGGTCTACGTTGACCCGCCGGCCCGGTCGGTGGGAGTAGGAGAGGCGTTGTTGGACGGTCTTCTTTCTGCAGCCCGGGAACGCGGAGCCCGAGCCATCCAGTCGGTGGCCCTTCCCGGCGACCGGGCAACGAAGAACTTCTTTGAGACACACGGGATGGTGGCCCGGTCGATCATGGTGCACCGCTGGCTCGACGACCGGTGA